The region CACCGCGTCGTTCGCCATGTCTTCGAACGAATACGGCACCCGGGTTTGCCAGCCCAGCTGAGCGCGCAATATCAATAGCCACAAGGGCTGCGACCTTGTGCCCTGCGTCTTGCCGGACAGGCCGACATCGCGATTATCGAAGCGAATCACCCGAAAGCCTTTGTCCACCAACGCGCTGCAAAAATCGTCCGGCCACAGCAGCATCTGCGCGCCAATGCCCATAATCAACAGCAGCGGTGGATGAGCGATATTGCCCCAGTCTTCATAAGCTATCGGAACCTCACCCTGTTCGGTGAGCCCGCGACGGATCGCGATATCATTCATTTACCGTTCCTTTTTGCGTTATGGCGCGCCGCGGCAGGCTACCCCCCGCAGCTTGTACATTAGGTTACACGCCGAAACCAATCACTCACGGAAAGCGTTCCGCCATTTGCCTACTATCTTAACACCGGCCCCGCAGTGGGCTTGATACATGACGAGTAATTTGAGGATTCTTTGATGAAAAAAGTATTAGCTCTGGTTGTTGCCGCTGCAATGGGTCTGTCTTCTGTTGCCTTCGCTGCTGACGCTGCCACCACTACCGCACCTGCGGCGACGGCTACCACCACTACTGCTGCTGCCCCGGCTAAAACCACTCACGTGAAAAAACATCACGCGAAGAAAGCGGCAGTTCAGAAAGCGCAGGCGGCTAAAAAGCATCACAAAGCCACCGCTAAAAAAGCCCCGGCTCAGAAAGCCCAGGCAGCAAAAAAACACCACAAAAAAACCAGCCATA is a window of Serratia plymuthica DNA encoding:
- the asr gene encoding acid resistance repetitive basic protein Asr; this translates as MKKVLALVVAAAMGLSSVAFAADAATTTAPAATATTTTAAAPAKTTHVKKHHAKKAAVQKAQAAKKHHKATAKKAPAQKAQAAKKHHKKTSHKKAA